The following are from one region of the Spirochaeta isovalerica genome:
- a CDS encoding sodium:proton antiporter, translating into MDYGFIALIAGFALILLGVWGILTQKNIIKIIIGFSVFDTGLHVVMVGLGFIKGRTAPIIGESVSAYNAVNTVVDPVPQALVLTAIVIGLGVTALMLAYAVKLQGHGKSLDISSYEDLKW; encoded by the coding sequence ATGGATTACGGATTTATAGCACTTATTGCAGGATTCGCCCTTATACTCCTCGGAGTCTGGGGAATTCTCACGCAGAAGAATATTATCAAAATCATTATCGGATTTTCCGTTTTCGACACGGGATTACACGTCGTTATGGTGGGACTCGGTTTCATCAAGGGACGGACCGCGCCTATTATCGGCGAATCGGTTTCCGCTTACAACGCGGTCAACACTGTCGTCGACCCCGTACCCCAGGCTCTTGTACTGACGGCCATCGTCATCGGACTGGGTGTAACGGCGCTTATGCTGGCCTATGCGGTTAAACTGCAGGGCCACGGGAAATCACTGGATATCAGCAGCTATGAGGACTTGAAATGGTAA